Proteins co-encoded in one Echeneis naucrates chromosome 22, fEcheNa1.1, whole genome shotgun sequence genomic window:
- the psma3 gene encoding proteasome subunit alpha type-3, with protein MSSIGTGYDLSASTFSPDGRVFQVEYAMKAVENSSTAIGIRCKDGVVFGVEKLVLSKLYEEGSNKRIFNIDRHVGMAVAGLLADARSLAEVAREEASNFRSNYGHDIPLKHLSERVAMYVHAYTLYSAVRPFGCSFILGSYDKDDGPQLYMVDPSGISYGYWGCAIGKAKQAAKTEIEKLQMKEMTCRELVKEVAKIIYIVHDEVKDKAFELELSWVGEITNGRHELVPKDVREEAEKYAKDSLEEEDDSDEDNM; from the exons ATGAGTTCCATCGGGACTGgg taCGACCTGTCAGCCTCCACCTTCTCTCCGGATGGCCGAGTGTTTCAGGTGGAATATGCGATGAAGGCTGTAGAGAACAGCAG cACGGCTATAGGTATTCGCTGTAAGGACGGTGTTGTGTTTGGAGTGGAGAAGCTTGTTCTGTCCAAACTCTATGAGGAGGGGTCCAACAAACGCATCTTCAACATTGACAGACACGTTGGcatg gCTGTAGCCGGCCTGTTGGCTGATGCCCGCTCGCTGGCTGAAGTGGCCAGAGAAGAAGCCTCCAACTTCAGATCAAACTACGGTCATGACATTCCCCTGAAG CACCTGTCAGAAAGAGTTGCGATGTACGTCCACGCCTACACGCTCTACAGCGCCGTCCGGCCATTCGGCTGCAG TTTCATTCTGGGTTCTTACGACAAAGACGATGGTCCGCAGCTCTACATGGTCGACCCATCCGGCATCTCATAT gGTTACTGGGGTTGTGCGATtggaaaagcaaaacaagctGCAAAGACAGAGATTGAAAAACTGCAG ATGAAGGAGATGACATGCAGGGAGCTCGTCAAGGAGGTCGCCAAAAT AATCTACATTGTTCATGACGAGGTTAAGGACAAAGCGTTTGAGTTGGAGCTCAGCTGGGTTGGAGAAA tcACTAACGGACGACACGAACTTGTACCCAAAGACgtcagagaggaggcagagaaataTGCTAAG GACTctctggaggaagaggatgactCTGATGAAgacaacatgtaa